TTATGGTTGCAAGAGGAGATTTAGGGGTAGAACTTCCTTTTGAGGAAGTTCCCCTTGTTCAAAAGATGCTGATTGAGAAGTGTTACAAAGCAGGAAAGCCTGTTATAACAGCAACCCAGATGCTTGAATCTATGATACGAAATCCAAGACCTACCAGGGCAGAGGTTAGCGATATTGCCAATGCCATATTTGATGGCACTTCTGCCATAATGCTCTCTGGCGAGACAGCAATGGGCAAGTATCCCGTTGAAAGTGTTGCTACAATGGCAAAGATTGCCGAGAGGGTGGAAAATCAGATTGATTATATCAAGAGATTTCAGTCTCAGGTATTTGATATGCCTGTTAATGTGACAAATGCTATTTCGCACGCAACTTGTACAACTGCGCATGATCTTGGTGCAAAGGCTATTATAACTGTAACAAAGTCAGGTAACACTGCAAGAATGGTTTCGAAATTTAGACCTGCTTGTCCGATTATTGCAACCACACCTTGTGAGAAGGTAAGAAGACAGTTGAATCTGTCATGGGGTGTGTATCCATTTTTGGCAGAGTATAAAAGCTCAACCGATGACATATTTGACCATGCTGTTGAAATAGCTGTGAAATCCAAGATTGTAAAAAATGGAGATTTAGTTGTTATCACTGCCGGTGTTCCTGTTGGTGTTAGTGGAACAACAAATATACTTAAAGTTCACGTTGTAGGACATGTTCTGGTTGAAGGGCGTGGCTGGGGAAGTGGAAAAGTAACAAGCAGGGTCTGTGTTGTAAAAACCATTAATGATTTAAAGCTGAATTTTGAAGATGGAGATATTATTGTTACAAATCAAACAAATAACGAGTTTATACCATATATGAAAAGAGCATCTGGAATTATCACAGAAGAAGGTGGACAGAACTCTCATGCTGTAATTGTAGGTGCTGCACTTGATATTCCTGTAATTACAGATGCCAAAAATGCACTGGAAATACTAAAAACAGGAATTGTAGTTACGATTGATACTCAAAAGGGTATTGTATTTAGTGGAGAACAGAAAATATAAGAACAGTTCAGGGGTAATAAGTAATGGTAGAAATAGAACTAATAGTAAGGTATGCTGAAACAGACAAAATGGGTATTGCACATCATTCAAATTATTTTGTGTGGTTTGAAGCAGCTCGTACAGAGCTTATAAAAAAGGTGGGTATCTGTTATTCACAGATTGAAAATGAGCTTGGAGTATATCTGCCACTTATAAGCTGTTCTTGCGATTTTAAGAGAGCTTGCTTTTATGAAGACAGAATAATGGTGAGTGCAAGGGTTAATAATTTAACACCTACGAGAATAAAATTTTACTATGAAGTTAAAAGAGATGGAGTTTTATGTGCAACAGGTTTTACAGAACATGCCTTTGTAGATAAAAATTTTAAACCAATAAATCTGCAGAAAAAAAACAAAGATTTGTTTTTGGATTTTGAAAAGCTGTGGGTGGAAGACAAATTGTAATATTTAAAACTGTTTGACATATCTTAAATAAGTGAGTTATAATAATACCATAATCCTGAGGTAGTGTTTTTGAGCCTGGTTTGAGGGGAGGGAGATTGATGTCAGAAGTAAGAGTGGGTGAGAACGAATCACTCGATAGTGCCCTCAGAAGATTTAAAAAGAAATGTGCAGAAGCTGGGGTTTTAGCTGAGCTCAGGAAAAGAGAGCACTATGAAAGCCCAAGCGTTAGAAGAAAGAAAAAATCAGAAGCTGCACGTAGGAGAAAGCGCAGATAAGGAGTAGGAGGCGTTTTTGTTGAGTCTCAAAGATAAGCTCCTTGAAGATTATAAAACTGCTATGAAAGAAAAGGATGTTGTCAGAAAAAATGTTGTTGGTATGGTGAGAGCTGCTATATTGCAGTTTGAAAAGGACAACAAGGTGGTTCTTGACGACAATGGTGTGCTGAGTGTCATTGCGAAGGAGATTAAGAAGAGAAAAGACAGTTTACCTGAATATATAAAAAGTGGCAGACAGGATTTGATTGATGAGTTGAACAAAGAGATTGAAATTTTGACTTCTTATCTTCCACCTATGTTAAGCGAGGAAGAAATAGAACAGATTGTAAAAGAAACAATAGAAATTGTAAAACCGACTGGAATGAAAGATATGGGAAAGGTTATGCAAGAGGTTATGAAAAAGGTAAGTGGAAGGGCAGAAGGAAAAGTAGTAAGTGAGATTGTTAAAAAATTTTTATCAAGGGATAAGGGAATAGAATAATTAAAGATAAAAAAGTGACCTTCTGGAAATGAGAGGGTCACTTTTTTGTTTTGGATAAGTTATAAAAGAATTACAGGAAAAATAAAATAGATGTGAATCCTAATTTTTTAAAAAGCCTTTATGATAAAGAGGTCGAAGAGAGATCTAAAACAGATTGCTTTATTATCTCAACTTCCACCAGAAGTGATAACAGACCAGCCGAGGATTACTATTATAGGCGATTTTGAGATTGTGATTGAAAATCACAAAGGACTTATCGGGTATGAGGATACACTTGTTAAGATAAACACAAATGTTTCTCCTCTTTTAATTGAGGGTAATAAACTTGTAATTGAGAGGATGGACAATGAAATAATTGTTGTAAGAGGAGAGATAAGATCACTTAAATATTTTCCAGAATCAGACTGGGAGAAGTGATTAAAGAATGTGCGCTGGTAAACTAATATTAAAAGTAGATGGAGAAAATTTTGGCAAATTTTTAAATATACTTGTTTTCAATAAAATTTTGTTGAAACTGTACTCCAAGCAAAACAACTCTATTATTATAAGCGTTTCAACTGAGGATTTTAGAAAAGTAACAAAGATAGCAAAAAGAACAAATTGCAAAGTAAGTATTTTAGAGAAAAAGGGAATATATTTTTATTTAAAACAAATAACGCTGTATAAAATAGCAACAGTTGTGCTATGTATACTTTTTTTAATAATTTTTTATCAATTCATTTTTGACATAGTTTTTATAAACCATGGGTCTGCAAACGTATTGTTAAATAAAAAAATAAAAGAAAAACTTTACCAGTATAATGTAAAGCCTTTTATGCTAAAAAATAAAATTGATGAGAAAAGAATTGAGACCAAGCTTCTTGCTGATTTGAATAATTTGATGTGGGTTAAGGTCAAAAAAGAAGGTGCTCGCTTGTTTGTGGAATATGTAGATAGAGAAACAGAGCAAATAAAGAGTGAAAAAGGAAGGATATTTGCAGGAAGTAGTGGTATTATTAAAAAAATAATACTAAAATCAGGGAATTTGCTTGTTAAAGAAGGTGATACGGTAGTTTCTGGTCAGCTTCTTGTGGATAATAGAGTAATTTCTAAAGATGGAATTGAATATTTTGAGGATGCCAACGCTCAGATTGAAGCAATAACATTTTATAATGTTTCTACAAGTTTTTACTTACCTTTATATCAAAAAGAGTACATTTCAAAAACTACTCTTCCGTATATAGTAGTAGGAAACCATGAAATTAAACTCAAAAATATGGTTACTAAAAACGAGAATTGTGATAAAATTAAAATAAAAGAGTATAAACTTTCTCCTTTGCCCATTAAGGTGGAAGTATATGAAATCAAAAGATACAAATTAAAAAAATTTGTTCCTACATTAGAACAGATAAAAGAGAGGGCTCAGAAAGAATGTGATATTAAGTTTGCACTCCTTACAAAGAACAAGAAAATTTTGAATGTTTTGTCAACGCGAACATATATTAAAATTAAAAAAGAAAAAAGTGAGATAAAACAGATTGAATGCAAAAGAGATTACGAATGTTTGGAAGAGATTAGTATAAAAAAATAAAACCGTAGGAGGGTAGGAATATTTGGAAGAAAGACTTATTTCAACTGTAAATATTGAAGATACTCAAGAACTCTGGAATATCTTTGGAGAGTTTGATTCCAAGGTAAGGACATTAGAAGAGCTTTTGAATGTAAATATTGTCTTTAGAGACAACAGCATAAAAATTATAGGCAGCAGTCCAGAAAATATAAATAAGGCTGAAAAGACAATAAAAATATTACATGACATGGAGAAGAAAAAATTAGATATTGATGAACATACCATCCGCTATATAGTAGAGACCTTAGAAAATGAAGAGATAAGAAGCTTAGAAAACGATGTTATCTTTATAACTCATAGAGGCAAACAGGTAAAACCTAAAACCCTTGGACAAAAACGATATATAAGTGCAATTATGAACAATACTATTGTTTTTGGCATTGGACCTGCCGGTACCGGAAAGACTTATTTGGCTATGGCAATGGCTGTTCACTACCTTAAAAAGAAAGAGGTAAGCAAGATTATTCTCACAAGACCAGCTGTTGAGGCAGGAGAAAAATTAGGTTTTTTGCCGGGAGATTTGCAAACAAAGGTAGACCCTTATTTAAGACCAATTTATGATGCGCTGCACGACCTAATCGGCACAGAAACATATCAAAGATATATGGAAAGAGGAGTAATTGAAGTTGCACCGCTTGCGTACATGCGTGGGAGAACCTTAGATGATGCTTTTATAATCCTGGACGAAGCTCAAAATACAACTTCAGAGCAGATGAAGATGTTTTTGACAAGGCTTGGTTTTGGTTCAAAAGCAGTGGTGACTGGTGATATTACTCAAATTGACTTGCCAAGCGGCGTAGAGTCGGGTCTTGTCCAGGTAACAAAGATACTGAGGGATATTGAAGGAATAGAATTTGTGTTTTTGACATATCAGGATGTTGTTCGTCATCAGCTGGTTCAGAAAATTATAAATGCTTACAACAGGTACGAAGAAAAACGAAAGGAGAAACAAAAGGTATAGATATGTTTAAAAACTTTGGACGATGGCAAGAAAGAAAGAGAATATATTTGTACCGATTTGTTCTTTTTTGCTCGTTTTTTGTAACCTCATTGCTCCTTATAGCACTGTCAAAGAAAAGAGAAACGCCCATAATTTTAGATAAAGTTTTTCGGTTTTTTAATTTTGAGGGCAAATACTCTAATTTTAAAACAGCAAGCGATTTGTCAGCAGCTATTTTATTGATTTTAATACTTTCTCTCATAATGGGAGTGTACTTTTATCTTTTTGAAAGAAAATTTATAGACAGCTGCAGGGATATGGCAACAGCAAGTGCTATTATAGTTTTAAATCTGCTATTAATAAAATTTCTTCTTCCCATACCAACATTTGCTGTACCGGTATTTGTAGGGGTTATTTTGATTTCTCTTTTGATTGACGTTAGAGTTTCAATTATTTTTAATATGGTACTCTCAATAGTATCACTGCTAATTGTGGGGACAGATAATCTCAGTTTCGCTCTTTATCTTTTTGTAGCAGGAAGTTTATGTGCAATTGTATCACACAGTATTCATAACAGATTGCAATTTATATCTCATGGATTTTTGGCGAGCTTAATATCCTTACTTTTTGTTTTATCAGCCGAACTGGTATTTAAAATAAATGACGCTGAGGTGTTGACCGCTTCAGTAAACTCTTTTATTGGAACAGCACTTTCGTTTGTTATTGCATATGGAACTTTACCTGTGTGGGAATACTTGTTTGATTTTACAACTCCGATTAGACTTATGGAGCTTTCTAATCCCAACCATCCGCTGTTAAAAAGACTCTTATTTGAAGCGCCAGGAACTTACCACCATAGTTTAATAGTTGGAAATTTAGCTGAGATTGCATGTGAGGCGGTTGGAGGCAATTACCTTCTTGCCCGCATAGGTGCTTATTATCACGACATAGGAAAACTAAAAAGACCCTTTTATTTTAAAGAAAACCAGATTATTGAAGAAGACCCACATAACAGGATAACTCCTACCCTCTCAGCTCTTATAATAATCTCACACACAAAAGATGGGGTAGAGATTGGAAAGGAATACAGGCTGCCGAGGCAGGTTCTTGACATTATAAAACAGCATCATGGGACTACTAAGGTAGCGTTTTTTTATGGAAAAGCACTCAACCAAAATCAACAAGTAAGTGAAGAAAAATTTAGATATGATGGACCTATTCCTCAAAGTAAAGAAGCTGCAATTGTGATGTTGGCTGACTCTGTTGAGGCAGCTGTCAGGGCTCTTTCTTCTCCGACCCCTCAGCTAATTGAGGCTACCATAAGAAATGTTATACAAGAAAAGCTTCTGGATGGGCAGCTAAATAGCAGTGATTTGACGTTTAGAGAGCTGGAGGTTATATCTGAAAGTTTCGTCAAAGTTTTAACTGGTGTTTTTCACAAGAGGGTTAGTTATAATATCTTTGAGGATTCTTCAAACAAAGAAGATGAGGTGATGGTAAAAAGTGAAAATATTCATTCAAAATCAGCAGGATAAGGTTGATGTTGCTGAACACATCTCAAAGATAATTGAGGCTTCGGTTGCAAATACCATTAAGATTTTTTTGCAGGAAGAAAATTTTGAAGTCAGTGTACTCATAGTTGATAACAACTTAATAAAAGAGTTAAATAGAAAATACAGAAATATTAACAAAGAGACAGATGTACTATCATTTCCTATATTTGAATTCAAAAATGGACAATTACAGGAAGATATAGTAATTGTTGAGGATGAAATTCCCCTTGGGGATATTGTAATTTCTATCGAAAAGGCACTGCAGCAGGCGGAAGAATTTGGTCACTCGTTGGAAAGAGAAGTTGCATATTTAACTGTGCATTCTGTTTTGCATCTTTTAGGTTTTGACCACATAGAAGAAGATGATAGAAAAGTAATGAGAAAATA
The DNA window shown above is from Caldicellulosiruptor owensensis OL and carries:
- a CDS encoding HD family phosphohydrolase, encoding MFKNFGRWQERKRIYLYRFVLFCSFFVTSLLLIALSKKRETPIILDKVFRFFNFEGKYSNFKTASDLSAAILLILILSLIMGVYFYLFERKFIDSCRDMATASAIIVLNLLLIKFLLPIPTFAVPVFVGVILISLLIDVRVSIIFNMVLSIVSLLIVGTDNLSFALYLFVAGSLCAIVSHSIHNRLQFISHGFLASLISLLFVLSAELVFKINDAEVLTASVNSFIGTALSFVIAYGTLPVWEYLFDFTTPIRLMELSNPNHPLLKRLLFEAPGTYHHSLIVGNLAEIACEAVGGNYLLARIGAYYHDIGKLKRPFYFKENQIIEEDPHNRITPTLSALIIISHTKDGVEIGKEYRLPRQVLDIIKQHHGTTKVAFFYGKALNQNQQVSEEKFRYDGPIPQSKEAAIVMLADSVEAAVRALSSPTPQLIEATIRNVIQEKLLDGQLNSSDLTFRELEVISESFVKVLTGVFHKRVSYNIFEDSSNKEDEVMVKSENIHSKSAG
- a CDS encoding acyl-CoA thioesterase — protein: MVEIELIVRYAETDKMGIAHHSNYFVWFEAARTELIKKVGICYSQIENELGVYLPLISCSCDFKRACFYEDRIMVSARVNNLTPTRIKFYYEVKRDGVLCATGFTEHAFVDKNFKPINLQKKNKDLFLDFEKLWVEDKL
- the yqfC gene encoding sporulation protein YqfC; this translates as MIKRSKRDLKQIALLSQLPPEVITDQPRITIIGDFEIVIENHKGLIGYEDTLVKINTNVSPLLIEGNKLVIERMDNEIIVVRGEIRSLKYFPESDWEK
- a CDS encoding sporulation protein YqfD; translated protein: MCAGKLILKVDGENFGKFLNILVFNKILLKLYSKQNNSIIISVSTEDFRKVTKIAKRTNCKVSILEKKGIYFYLKQITLYKIATVVLCILFLIIFYQFIFDIVFINHGSANVLLNKKIKEKLYQYNVKPFMLKNKIDEKRIETKLLADLNNLMWVKVKKEGARLFVEYVDRETEQIKSEKGRIFAGSSGIIKKIILKSGNLLVKEGDTVVSGQLLVDNRVISKDGIEYFEDANAQIEAITFYNVSTSFYLPLYQKEYISKTTLPYIVVGNHEIKLKNMVTKNENCDKIKIKEYKLSPLPIKVEVYEIKRYKLKKFVPTLEQIKERAQKECDIKFALLTKNKKILNVLSTRTYIKIKKEKSEIKQIECKRDYECLEEISIKK
- a CDS encoding GatB/YqeY domain-containing protein, with the translated sequence MSLKDKLLEDYKTAMKEKDVVRKNVVGMVRAAILQFEKDNKVVLDDNGVLSVIAKEIKKRKDSLPEYIKSGRQDLIDELNKEIEILTSYLPPMLSEEEIEQIVKETIEIVKPTGMKDMGKVMQEVMKKVSGRAEGKVVSEIVKKFLSRDKGIE
- the pyk gene encoding pyruvate kinase — protein: MRKTKIICTLGPASDSEEIIRKLVENGMDVVRLNFSHGTHEEHKKKIDMVKKIREELDKPIPILLDTKGPEIRIGFFKDGKVELKEGQKFALTTEEILGNEEIVSITYKELVEDVKPGDKILIDDGLIELIVEDKTEKNIICKVKNGGVLTNQKGVNVPGIPIRLPALTQKDKEDILFGIENDVDFIAASFIRKASDVVEIREFLNKNGGKDILIIAKIETQEGVANCDEIIRVADGIMVARGDLGVELPFEEVPLVQKMLIEKCYKAGKPVITATQMLESMIRNPRPTRAEVSDIANAIFDGTSAIMLSGETAMGKYPVESVATMAKIAERVENQIDYIKRFQSQVFDMPVNVTNAISHATCTTAHDLGAKAIITVTKSGNTARMVSKFRPACPIIATTPCEKVRRQLNLSWGVYPFLAEYKSSTDDIFDHAVEIAVKSKIVKNGDLVVITAGVPVGVSGTTNILKVHVVGHVLVEGRGWGSGKVTSRVCVVKTINDLKLNFEDGDIIVTNQTNNEFIPYMKRASGIITEEGGQNSHAVIVGAALDIPVITDAKNALEILKTGIVVTIDTQKGIVFSGEQKI
- the ybeY gene encoding rRNA maturation RNase YbeY; the encoded protein is MIEASVANTIKIFLQEENFEVSVLIVDNNLIKELNRKYRNINKETDVLSFPIFEFKNGQLQEDIVIVEDEIPLGDIVISIEKALQQAEEFGHSLEREVAYLTVHSVLHLLGFDHIEEDDRKVMRKYEEQILDSMGLTR
- the rpsU gene encoding 30S ribosomal protein S21, encoding MSEVRVGENESLDSALRRFKKKCAEAGVLAELRKREHYESPSVRRKKKSEAARRRKRR
- a CDS encoding PhoH family protein, with the translated sequence MEERLISTVNIEDTQELWNIFGEFDSKVRTLEELLNVNIVFRDNSIKIIGSSPENINKAEKTIKILHDMEKKKLDIDEHTIRYIVETLENEEIRSLENDVIFITHRGKQVKPKTLGQKRYISAIMNNTIVFGIGPAGTGKTYLAMAMAVHYLKKKEVSKIILTRPAVEAGEKLGFLPGDLQTKVDPYLRPIYDALHDLIGTETYQRYMERGVIEVAPLAYMRGRTLDDAFIILDEAQNTTSEQMKMFLTRLGFGSKAVVTGDITQIDLPSGVESGLVQVTKILRDIEGIEFVFLTYQDVVRHQLVQKIINAYNRYEEKRKEKQKV